The Zingiber officinale cultivar Zhangliang chromosome 10A, Zo_v1.1, whole genome shotgun sequence genome contains a region encoding:
- the LOC122027930 gene encoding F-box protein AFR-like: MPPRSEPVEMAAATAVEGEEESVPRRRSVEAEGDQLIPGLPDEVAEQCLLHLPFPYQPLARSVSSAWNRALSSPTFLRSKAEAAAERSLPYLFVFAFDRATLRLQWQALDPRTRRWFVLPPMPLPAGGDGPLCPPAFACAVLPCRGELYVLGGMRSDTQFPLQTTLAYRAATNSWCAAAPMPTPRCFFSACAIGGRIFAAGGGDGGISAVECYDPAADKWAPAAGMRRGMARYDAAVVGRRMYLTEGWTWPFDSSPRGGVYDADRDAWEEMRVGMREGWTGSSAVAGGRLYVVSECGDGRVKAYDEGTDRWRPVSGSGVPGDVRRPYAVIGGAGGAAHEGGRRTIYVVGSGLHVGVGTLADVTTAGATEETVEWEVVKGPPAFADLAPCNAVVLFA, from the coding sequence ATGCCTCCCCGCTCGGAGCCGGTGGAGATGGCGGCGGCAACGGCGGTGGAAGGGGAGGAGGAGAGTGTGCCGCGGCGACGATCGGTGGAAGCGGAAGGGGACCAGTTGATCCCAGGATTGCCCGATGAGGTGGCGGAGCAGTGCCTCCTCCACTTGCCCTTTCCCTACCAACCTCTGGCCCGGTCCGTCTCCTCCGCCTGGAATCGCGCCCTCTCAAGCCCCACCTTCCTCCGCAGCAAGGCGGAGGCAGCCGCCGAGCGGTCGCTTCCCTACTTGTTCGTCTTCGCCTTCGATCGGGCTACCCTCCGGCTGCAGTGGCAGGCCCTCGACCCGCGCACCCGCCGCTGGTTTGTGCTCCCGCCGATGCCACTCCCGGCGGGGGGAGACGGCCCGCTCTGCCCCCCGGCGTTCGCCTGCGCCGTCCTCCCCTGCCGCGGCGAGCTCTACGTCCTCGGCGGGATGCGGTCGGATACCCAGTTCCCGCTGCAGACCACGCTCGCCTACCGCGCCGCTACGAACTCCTGGTGCGCCGCCGCGCCGATGCCCACCCCGCGATGCTTCTTCTCGGCGTGCGCGATCGGGGGCCGGATCTTCGCGGCAGGGGGCGGCGACGGCGGGATCTCGGCGGTGGAGTGCTACGATCCCGCGGCAGATAAGTGGGCCCCGGCCGCCGGGATGCGGCGCGGGATGGCGCGGTACGACGCCGCGGTGGTGGGCCGGCGGATGTACCTCACCGAGGGCTGGACCTGGCCGTTCGACTCCTCGCCTCGGGGCGGCGTCTACGACGCCGATCGGGACGCGTGGGAGGAGATGCGGGTGGGGATGCGGGAGGGTTGGACGGGGTCGAGCGCGGTCGCCGGCGGCCGGCTCTACGTCGTCTCCGAGTGCGGCGACGGGCGAGTGAAGGCGTACGACGAGGGGACCGACCGGTGGCGACCGGTGTCGGGTAGCGGAGTCCCTGGCGACGTGAGGCGGCCGTACGCAGTGATCGGGGGCGCCGGAGGCGCGGCACACGAAGGGGGGAGGAGGACGATCTACGTGGTGGGGAGCGGCCTGCACGTCGGCGTTGGGACTTTAGCAGACGTGACCACCGCCGGCGCGACGGAGGAGACCGTGGAGTGGGAGGTGGTCAAGGGGCCGCCGGCGTTCGCAGATCTCGCGCCTTGTAACGCCGTCGTGCTCTTTGCTTAA